The genomic segment ATCCTGACAGATGAACAGAAATTACCTGTAAACAAAAATCTGCATTTCGCCAAAAAAATTGCTCATGCACAACACTGTGCAACTGCCGCTATGCATCCAAGCAACTCTGGTTTCACTTGACCTCAAAAGCAGCTTCACTAACGCAGACACACCTTTTGAAGGAGGaaagaaagggagaagaagaagaagaaggaaaaggaaaaggaaaaggaaaaggaacggGAGTAAGGCACCAggttttaaaacatattattacaGTTACACAAGTATTAACTTCAGACAGATGCATCCAATTGAGTTATTAACAACAGTCCCAGAATTCCATGACTCGTGGAAGGCTTAACAGATAGGTGTCTCACTCTACTGACTGCATACCTTCATTTACATCAGTAAATATCAACAATCCTGTCATTGATCTCGGCAGCTCCAACGGAAACATCACATATAACCTGCATGTATTGGGGTATGACCGCCCACCACAccatcaaacataaataaatgcTTAACCTATTATCAACCTATCTACCACATATACTATAAGTTTACACCTTGAACAATGATGAAAGGAGATGAAAACTGTAAATGGAAATAGCACTAAATCATGTAGGTTGGGTATGAACACCAGAACTACAGTAACGTTTCATTTTATCATTCGCAGGTCATGCTTATGATTCAAAAAACACTAATATAGCAAGTTCACTAGTTAAATGCCACAGCAATTATGTAATAAAACATTACTTTATACCACTCCATCAAAGGACCTAAGACCAAAGATGTATatgaaatcatatatatatcacgctaaatttaaaagaagcaagaagaaagataactgaaaatagaaataattcctcaaataaacatttttatcaaaaaaaaaaggtccacAGTTAGCAATAGAGGTAGTAATAGTCCAACATACATCTAGCAGTAATAGAAGCTTGCTAGAAAGATTGAATGGTTGATGCAGATGACAGCAGAACACCGTTTGAAACATATAATCCTTATCATGAGTCAGCTCGGGCCTTAAAGACTCTAGTTCCAACATGTTACAAGTGAACCTGCAAAAGATAAACAAACACAAAGTGCTCATATTTACGAGGAGCCAAAGCTGGCAGAAAAATCCAACAACCAAAgaacatttaaaaaatcttctatAAGAATCGCCCATCATGCAAGCAAAGGCTGATTCTGCAGGATTTAAGTCCACGCATCTCTGCAAGCTTCTCAGATTGGATCTTCTCAGATTGAAGCATGGCACAAACACAGCTGCCTTTGAAATACAGCTTCTCTACCGAGCCTTCTAGACTCTGCTGTCCTTAAGAATTAACTTTGGTTCTCTAACGCTCTTCAAATTCTGTAAACCAGGCAACGGATCTAAGCTAATTAAAGGTCAACaacaacattgaaaaatatttttttctcacaatGGTAGTAATTACCATTCCAGTTCAGCTGTGGGATGCTCAGCTTTCAGTAACAATGGTTCTTCATTGCTTAAATTCAGCACACATTTGCCCCCCATTACCACGTCTTCCACCCGTTCCTTTGAATCACAATCTTTACATTTTTCTTTGTCCGTAAAAGAATTTTCATCCTCATTGGCATCTTCTGTTTTGTCCGATGTATGCTCATGACgagtttcattttcttctctttttatctcCTCATCATTTGAGTGGCGCTTGTGTTCTGCAGATTTTGATCTAGAGTGCCTCCTacgttttgatttattttcctcTGAACTTCTTGGAGATCTGATATGTTTACCTTCAGCTGATACTGACATTCGTCTACCGCAGTGCTTAGacttttcatctttattttcatcTATCCTGTGATTGGAATGCCGCTTGCCTTCTGGAGATATTGGCCTGGAGTGCCGTCTGTGCTTTGACTTGCTCTCATCCCTACCTTTTGGGGATGACCTACTTCTTCTGGGATGATTTGACTCAGCAGATATTGACCTAGACCGCACTCTATCTcgatgctttgtttttttatccctgCTTTCATTTCCTCTCTCCTTGTAACAGTGCCTATCATCAACAGATTTTGACCTGGACCTCCTATCACGATGCTTCAGCCTCCCATCCTCAGTTTTGCCCACTTTCTCATAGGAATGGCGTTTAACTTCCACAGATTTTGACCTGGACCGGCTTCTGTGATTCGATTCATCTTCATCCGAACTTCTATGGGATGGTCTCCTGCCATGGTGTTTAAGCTCCACAGATAATGACCTAGATCTCCTCCCATGTTGCTTTGACTTTTTATCTTGGATTTCATTCACTCTGTCATTGGACTCTTCCACAGATTTGGACCTAGAGCGTGAGTGCCTTTTGTATCTGAGTTTGCTATCTGTGATATTCCTTCGGGATAACCGACGTCCCCCATGACTCCTAGGTGATCTTGAACCACTGTCTGCTGCTTTTCTTGATCTTTGAGCTGAGTTTTCTTGGCGACGTTTTGGCGAGCCTGAATCATCTCTGTAGGACTTTCTTGTTCGAGGGCTTGCGCTCCTGCTTCTACTTCTCCTTGAAACAGGTGAATGACGACCATGTGATCTATCCAAATCCTGCATTCTCATTCTATCAACAATATCTCTACTATCTCTATATGATCGCCTTCCATAGTTATACCTTGAGTGATAGCGAAATCTCAAGGGAGACCTAGATCTACGGTCTCTATTGCGGCGAGATGGAGGTGAGTAAGAAGGTGACCTCAACCTTCTTTGATAATTAATTGGTGATCTCGACTTGGATCTAGACCTTGCTTGAGGTGGGGATGGTGACCTGCAAGAGGCAGTAAACTCGTCAGTggagaaaaaaatcatggaatatATCCTTCAAGTTTTAATTAGGGTTACCTAGTTTGTTTGTCACACGAATTGAAAACAATCATCAAACTATTCTCATAATTGCATGCTTAAGTGAAAGAAGATACAAAGGTTTGCgtttattaacaaaaacctaAACAAGAAGGAGAAGTTGTTAATGTAGCTCTAGGAACACATCACTATTCATGGAAATCATGATTTGATGAAATTGCCCCTGGCCCAAAAAGCCTTCACGCTAAACATTGGAGGCAATGTGGTCTTTTCACTATGATATAATTGTTGCAGGGTTAGGTTAGTAAATTCATTTTTTGCATGGTAAATTTACTAATTTACccctacaataaaaaaatatataatgccTTTCAATCAGGAGGGTTAtggtcttttcaatttttttgaaatagttAAATTACTTTGTTAATCATGAAGACATAATCAACATAACTCTCTCataaggatttttttatccttcataattggttttattgttaatttgaaGGTTACTCAAGGACATTATTGTAATTGATgatcatatattaaatatttattaaaaataaatcatatgcaCGCTCCAGTGAATGGATAGCCACCGTGTCCTTTGAGCGGCACGTGTGGGTCTATCCAACCACTAAATGCCGATTTCCATGATGGGGCGGCACGTGCACCAAAAGTGCCTCTGGTTTGGCATGTGCAAcaaccatttatttttatttttatttttctctttctctagtTTAACATCAACCCCTACAAAAAATCATACCAACCCCTAcaatttatgtttctttcacacttggtcattgttatttttattattattttttaaaattttgaataatctattaaataacaaatgtttttcaatttcacccattgttttttttattgcaatttactTTGCTTgggattattttttagattgtttttcttttataatttcatcttccttcggtttttttctatcaattttttttcctctttttttattgttatcttttctgctttgacaagtttttatattgatatttttttcacgatttcatccttcaaaattaaattgattaggggttaagcttcttgattgaactcGGGTCTAGGATTTCACAAGTTGcgagttttagagattagacCGGATTTAAAAGGATCACTCGGGTTTACTtgatttttcctctttttttaagctttatgttttcttattttcatctttttttttctttgttattttgtaCGGTTTGCATTCTATAGGGTTAGTCTCAAGTTCATGACCAGAGTTACCGATTTCAAAGTTTAACGCAGGTTGACctttttttgtcctttattaaattgatttattacaatttcatccttcaacattttatttataagaaattagtcttcatactttttttttccttttctttctattagaTTATCTTGATCTTGTGTCCATAGTCACGGGCTTAgcaagttaactcaagttagcTCATGCTTTTTTCCAtcgctttttttaattaaagttatctttttatttttatccttcatcATTAAGCTCATCATTAGGTTGTTAGATAATTcaacttcattattttattcagtTTGCTTTCAAACATGTTTACTCCAGTGACGACTAGGTCAAGGATTTTGCATCTTGACCCGAGTGGGCtcgaattaagtttttttaacctttttttacttatatttttttcttgattttcatcctccaacatttTATTTGCTAGAGTGAGCTCCAActttctcctttttatttttctttctatgaagttaacatgttctcatttgatttattaagaattgatcTTCGaactttttttcctgtttttctttctacgaggttatctcaatcttatattCATGATCGTAGAGTTTgcgagttaacctggtttaattggtttttttgtttgttttatttaaaaaaaaattcagttttgtccttcaacattagattgttTGATTCTCCGAATAAGCTTAGGTCgggttcttttaattattttttttgttgtcattttttttttcaatttctttattgtggttgcattttttattcatattatttaaattaccaaTTGAACTAATGACTTGagtcttggattttttttccttggtatttttttttaacatcggaaaaaaaattgattggccTGCGACAAAGCGCGGACCACAAATCTAGTTAAATAACTATTGCAATAGCAATTGATAAGCAACCAATTGGTCCTCCATCAACTCAATTCtaacaaaatatttcataaagGCTAATGGATATGGATGGAGAGAGAATGAAAGCCATGGTAGTACAAGATCATACTAAGACAACCTTGTGCTCCTTTCTTGCAGGTAATCTAAATCATGATCCTCATATGTAAGACTCATTGCAGTATTTATGTATTTCAAAATCTTAATGTAAGGCAAAACTAAAGAATATTGATACAAACTATCAACAAATTATCATTGTTGATCTACTTTAAAAGAAAGCGAGAGAGGGTGACGTACTTGGTTTCTGCTTTTGTTTCCTCTTCTCCAATGACCAACCCATCAGCTTTTAACTTCTTACTTATTTCTGCAGCTCTAGCTGCTGCTAACTCTGTTGCAGACTTCATTGATGCAGCTTTGTTAGCTGCCTGCTGCGCAGTCATAGTTTGTTGCATAATCAAAGCCTGTTGAAATTGCATCTGTTGCATGGCAACAGCTTGCTGCATCATCATCGGTAGAGAAGATGAAGCTAGTGAAGAATTCGAAAGAGGTTTCTGAGGAAGAGATTTAGCCATCTCAACGTTCAAAGGCCGACCCCCAACATCCATGTTGTTCAAGGCCAAAGCAGCAGTTGCTTCTTCCGGTTTCGAGTATTCTATGTAAGCAGAGTGTTTTGAATCGGCAATGGCACACTCGACAACTGTGCCACAAAAACTAAACAGCTGTTTCAGCTGTTCCACTGTCAGAAGCGGGCTGAGATTACTAACATGGAGTGTTTTCTTCAGTGCATCCTCCTTCCGAGCTTTGTCAGGCGAGCCTGGCAAGAGGATAAATGCTCAGCAGTAAGAACTTTGgacaaaaatgaaagaaaaaaaatacttaaaccAAAGCACAGCACAAGTAAAATCAATAACTTAAGTAATGGGAAAGAAAAGGATCCATAAAAGCTATATGATGCATGCATGAGCagctaataagaaaaaaaaaggataccAGATGAATCTTTGACTGACTGAGCTTGTGCTTGCACCTGAGCAGCATGAGCTTGAAGAGCTTTGGCAGCAACAATAGCCTGAGCAGCAGCCATTGCAGCTGCCGAAGGCGCCATAGGCGCATGACTAAGAGTCCCCATTGTAGTTGTTGGGGCTAACAAAGTCATGAGTAAACTGTGTGGAGGGTGGCCCAACTTGCAATCCATTTTTGCACACCGGCCATAGAGGTACTCTCGACAAACTTCCCCAAGTGATGCTCCAACTCCAGGCAAAATTGCACCACCTGAAGCACCTGAAGCAATGCCTGGAGTCATTCCTAGGAATGCAGGGAATGCCCCTGAAACACTGGCTGAGTAATTTGGCATGTTCGGCATGGTCTGATTCACAAGGTTTGGAAACGTAGTTGTAGGAGCCATACCCAGCAAACCTCCGGTTGAAGTGCCTGTTAACATGACAACAATTCAATACCTAAAAGTGTTAAAGAAGAATAGAAAGAATAAATGTACAAAGAACAAGTCGGAGACAATTTGAGGATAAATTGCATGGTGAGGAAACACGACTGATACAAACAGTTTTCCTCGATCTCAAAATTATTAGTGACCATTTAACCAtgaaaatcatcctcaaatAACTTTTCTTACTTTAACAAACCACAAAAGAAAATATCCCCATAATTCCTTTACTTCCATGCAAAAGAAACTGCACATGCCCATATGCATAAATAAGCCAAATAAAGATAGGTAACAAACATAGTGTTCACGTAGAAAAACATCAGGAACACATTATCATAATAGATTAACAGttaagattttcaaaaatattcaaaattttccAAAGTATCAAAACAGTATGACTCCAATTTAAACTAATCCCCTCCCCCAAAACGTACAAAAGGATCAAGACACCACATACTCAAAAAAATTGCAGAAATGAGCAACAAGACCAAACAACACCGGGAATAGCCCATATGTTAGTGCCATCTACATGCTGCCGATAAGGGTGTTGAAATGATAGACAAATACCTATAAACTCATTATTGCAATCAACATTACCAGGCACTGtataactaacaaaaaaaacaaaaaattccatAGCCGTAAATATATACACCTGCACTGAAGAACACAGGGAAAGGACTCCCCATAATAGCTTTCCCATTACACTCAATAGTAACCATATAATTCCCTCTTTTCGGCACCACATACGTAACCGTGTAAGTCCCATCTCCCATATCCTTCACAACCCCTTCCTGCTCCGTTCCCCCAACTCCCACTCCCGGcgaaaccctaaccctaatcACCGCGCCTCCATTCGGGACTTTCCTCCCGTCCGCATCCTTAGTAACAACCACAAACGTAGCTGGTGCACACGCGGTCCCACCAGCAATGCCAGCACCTGCCGCCGTGCACTTCCCGGGGTCAACTGGTCCCACTGGCTTATTAGCCAAATCCTTCTCCGCGTCTTCCTCCTCGGAATCCGAATCGACAGCTTTTTCGGCCTTATCTGATAATACTTTGAATGTCGCGTCGAATGCGGCTTTCGCTGCCGCGGTGTTTTCTGCCTCGCTTTTTAGTTTCGCTTCCTCTGCTTGCTTCATCCATATTGGTTTAGCAGCTGAAGTATTGGTGGTGGTGACGGCGGTAGTAGTGGTTGTGGAGTTGTTTCGATCCGTCATCTTAAGACCCTAATTTTGCCTGGAGGCGagaatttgggttttttagggACCGATTGGTGATAGCGTTGATGAAAGCAAGGGGAAAGGGAAAGTAAGTAGTTGTTGTATTTTTCCTTGGAAGAGAACTAGATATGTACCCACTTTACGCCGCAGTTCCGataacatccttttttttttatttgatgttaatggatgcatttatatttttaaaaggaaaaaaataatgttcaataataaaatataatgttcaataataaaaaaatataatgttaattTATTAAGTTCGGTTTCCAAGTCATCtaatcaaaacataacaaatttataaaaaaaattataaaatgatgaaggataaaattaaaaaaaataaacatataaaataataaaaaataacaattataaaccacaaaaaaaacttgagtttgcCGAGTCAACTCGTCAACCTGTGAGTTtgt from the Populus nigra chromosome 1, ddPopNigr1.1, whole genome shotgun sequence genome contains:
- the LOC133697135 gene encoding uncharacterized protein LOC133697135; amino-acid sequence: MTDRNNSTTTTTAVTTTNTSAAKPIWMKQAEEAKLKSEAENTAAAKAAFDATFKVLSDKAEKAVDSDSEEEDAEKDLANKPVGPVDPGKCTAAGAGIAGGTACAPATFVVVTKDADGRKVPNGGAVIRVRVSPGVGVGGTEQEGVVKDMGDGTYTVTYVVPKRGNYMVTIECNGKAIMGSPFPVFFSAGTSTGGLLGMAPTTTFPNLVNQTMPNMPNYSASVSGAFPAFLGMTPGIASGASGGAILPGVGASLGEVCREYLYGRCAKMDCKLGHPPHSLLMTLLAPTTTMGTLSHAPMAPSAAAMAAAQAIVAAKALQAHAAQVQAQAQSVKDSSGSPDKARKEDALKKTLHVSNLSPLLTVEQLKQLFSFCGTVVECAIADSKHSAYIEYSKPEEATAALALNNMDVGGRPLNVEMAKSLPQKPLSNSSLASSSLPMMMQQAVAMQQMQFQQALIMQQTMTAQQAANKAASMKSATELAAARAAEISKKLKADGLVIGEEETKAETKSPSPPQARSRSKSRSPINYQRRLRSPSYSPPSRRNRDRRSRSPLRFRYHSRYNYGRRSYRDSRDIVDRMRMQDLDRSHGRHSPVSRRSRSRSASPRTRKSYRDDSGSPKRRQENSAQRSRKAADSGSRSPRSHGGRRLSRRNITDSKLRYKRHSRSRSKSVEESNDRVNEIQDKKSKQHGRRSRSLSVELKHHGRRPSHRSSDEDESNHRSRSRSKSVEVKRHSYEKVGKTEDGRLKHRDRRSRSKSVDDRHCYKERGNESRDKKTKHRDRVRSRSISAESNHPRRSRSSPKGRDESKSKHRRHSRPISPEGKRHSNHRIDENKDEKSKHCGRRMSVSAEGKHIRSPRSSEENKSKRRRHSRSKSAEHKRHSNDEEIKREENETRHEHTSDKTEDANEDENSFTDKEKCKDCDSKERVEDVVMGGKCVLNLSNEEPLLLKAEHPTAELE